In Streptomyces sp. TS71-3, the following proteins share a genomic window:
- a CDS encoding carbohydrate ABC transporter permease → MASVQAIRRPRAIRGTRKRAVALHVVLVVGLLLSAFPFYWAVIMSTHASNEIFSYPPKLLPGSHFLQNVHHLFQNVDFFGSMLNSLLVAGSVTFLVLFFDSLAAFVFAKFAFPGKNVLFALLMVIFMVPAQLSAIPQFAIMAKLGWIGSMTSLIVPAAANAFGIFWMRQYMKGAIHDELLDASRIDGANFLRQYWHVALPVVRPGLAFLGIFTFMGQWNDYAWPLIALTNPDNVTLQVALSQLNGTHGTTDYGMVMTGALLALVPLLLVFAIGAKQIIGDLGKGAIR, encoded by the coding sequence ATGGCATCCGTCCAGGCAATACGCAGGCCCCGGGCCATCCGGGGCACCCGCAAGCGGGCCGTCGCCCTGCACGTCGTACTCGTCGTCGGTCTGCTGCTGTCGGCCTTCCCCTTCTACTGGGCCGTCATCATGTCGACGCACGCGTCGAACGAGATCTTCTCCTACCCGCCGAAGCTGCTGCCCGGCTCGCACTTCCTGCAGAACGTCCACCATCTCTTCCAGAACGTCGACTTCTTCGGGTCGATGCTGAACTCGCTGCTGGTGGCCGGCTCGGTGACCTTCCTGGTCCTGTTCTTCGACTCGCTCGCGGCCTTCGTCTTCGCCAAGTTCGCCTTCCCCGGCAAGAACGTGCTGTTCGCGCTGCTGATGGTCATCTTCATGGTGCCGGCGCAGCTGTCCGCCATCCCGCAGTTCGCGATCATGGCGAAGCTCGGCTGGATCGGCTCGATGACCTCGCTGATCGTGCCGGCGGCGGCCAACGCATTCGGCATCTTCTGGATGCGCCAGTACATGAAGGGCGCCATCCACGACGAACTCCTCGACGCCTCCCGCATCGACGGCGCCAACTTCCTGCGCCAGTACTGGCACGTGGCCCTGCCCGTGGTCCGTCCCGGCCTGGCCTTCCTCGGCATCTTCACCTTCATGGGCCAGTGGAACGACTACGCCTGGCCCCTGATCGCCCTGACCAACCCGGACAACGTCACCCTCCAGGTGGCCCTGTCCCAGCTGAACGGCACCCACGGCACCACCGACTACGGAATGGTCATGACCGGAGCTCTGCTCGCCCTCGTCCCCCTGCTGCTGGTCTTCGCGATCGGCGCCAAGCAGATCATCGGCGACCTCGGTAAGGGAGCGATCCGTTGA
- a CDS encoding carbohydrate ABC transporter permease yields the protein MATALEKPPVTVETAAPARPRRGLRKYWHLYAAISPFYLLFLGFGLVPVGFSLYVSLHRWDGLGSMEWAGLSQYQYLVTDSDFWQSVGNTVVIWAISTFPMIFLAMVTAVMLNSAVRFKNVYRFAYFLPNVTSVVAIAIIFGSVFSTNFGLANALLQALGLDQVAWLNTPWGIKAAVATLMTWQWTGYNAIIFLAGLQTIPSELYEAARMDGAGPVQTFFRITLPLMRPVLLFVLVVSTVTGLQSFSEPQVLLQNATNESTFSGGPGHAGRTMVLYFFQQTFDNNDFGYGAAVAWGVFLVVILFSIINWRLVQRRDED from the coding sequence ATGGCCACCGCGCTTGAGAAGCCCCCGGTCACCGTGGAGACGGCGGCCCCCGCGCGGCCCCGCAGGGGCCTGCGCAAGTACTGGCATCTGTACGCCGCTATCTCGCCCTTCTACCTTCTCTTCCTCGGCTTCGGCCTGGTCCCGGTCGGCTTCTCGCTCTACGTCTCCCTGCACCGCTGGGACGGCCTGGGCTCCATGGAGTGGGCGGGCCTGTCGCAGTACCAGTACCTGGTCACCGACAGCGACTTCTGGCAGTCCGTCGGCAACACCGTCGTGATCTGGGCGATCTCCACCTTCCCCATGATCTTCCTGGCGATGGTGACGGCCGTGATGCTGAACTCGGCGGTGCGGTTCAAGAACGTCTACCGCTTCGCCTACTTCCTGCCGAACGTCACCTCCGTGGTGGCCATCGCGATCATCTTCGGCTCGGTGTTCTCCACCAACTTCGGCCTGGCGAACGCCCTGCTCCAGGCCCTGGGCCTCGATCAGGTGGCCTGGCTGAACACCCCCTGGGGCATCAAGGCCGCCGTCGCGACACTGATGACCTGGCAGTGGACCGGCTACAACGCGATCATCTTCCTCGCGGGCCTGCAAACCATCCCGAGCGAACTGTACGAGGCGGCCCGCATGGACGGCGCGGGGCCCGTGCAGACCTTCTTCCGGATCACCCTGCCGCTGATGCGCCCCGTGCTGCTGTTCGTGCTCGTCGTCTCGACGGTGACCGGCTTGCAGAGCTTCTCCGAGCCGCAGGTGCTGCTCCAGAACGCGACCAACGAGTCGACGTTCTCCGGAGGTCCGGGGCACGCGGGCCGGACGATGGTCCTCTACTTCTTCCAGCAGACCTTCGACAACAACGACTTCGGCTACGGCGCCGCCGTGGCCTGGGGGGTCTTCCTCGTCGTCATCCTGTTCTCGATCATCAACTGGCGCCTGGTACAGCGCCGGGACGAAGACTAG
- a CDS encoding ABC transporter substrate-binding protein, whose product MRLSRRGLLRAGLAGTAATALGGLTSGCAVPTGSTGRNMVLWCWDGGFSDTVLRKARARYGSKVNLQAIKIGGYYRSKLITTMTGRAHIPDIAGLKGEDMASYLPNADQFVDLRSLGAEKYRSQYLAWKWKQGIADDGTMVGFPIDCGPVVHYYQYGVFKKAGLPYEPDDVSRELNTWEKFFAAGEQLGKRIPGTHLLSDVNSVFENLVLQGPDRYVNKDRHFIGDQEHVRRAWALAVEAKRRGIVSDLVSGTPDWLSAVQDGKLPSELNASWATSDLKSGVPKTKGRWRVAQMPVRPSNNGGSFLSITRECREPELAFEIITWLLNAANQAQGFVDAGLFPSTPTSYDMKLLREPDPFFGGQVTMDVFGPAAQKIALAYDSPYDTALGQPLKDEIRNVGVLGKNPDTAWSDAMSKCRRIAQHLGVAY is encoded by the coding sequence GTGCGGCTCTCACGAAGAGGCCTGCTGCGCGCGGGCCTGGCCGGTACGGCCGCCACAGCGCTCGGCGGCCTGACCTCCGGCTGCGCCGTTCCGACCGGCTCAACGGGCCGGAACATGGTCCTGTGGTGTTGGGACGGTGGCTTCAGCGACACGGTGCTGAGGAAGGCCAGGGCCCGTTACGGCTCGAAGGTGAACCTCCAGGCCATCAAGATCGGCGGCTACTACCGCTCCAAGCTGATCACCACCATGACCGGCCGGGCCCACATCCCCGACATCGCCGGCCTCAAGGGCGAGGACATGGCGTCCTACCTGCCCAACGCTGACCAGTTCGTGGACCTGAGGTCGCTGGGCGCGGAGAAGTACCGGAGCCAGTACCTGGCGTGGAAGTGGAAGCAGGGCATCGCCGACGACGGCACGATGGTCGGCTTCCCGATCGACTGCGGTCCGGTCGTGCACTACTACCAGTACGGCGTCTTCAAGAAGGCCGGGCTGCCCTACGAACCGGACGACGTCTCCCGGGAGTTGAACACCTGGGAGAAGTTCTTCGCGGCGGGCGAGCAACTGGGCAAGCGCATCCCGGGCACGCACCTGCTCTCCGACGTCAACTCCGTCTTCGAGAACCTGGTGCTGCAAGGCCCCGACCGCTACGTGAACAAGGACCGCCACTTCATCGGCGACCAGGAACACGTGCGCCGGGCCTGGGCACTGGCCGTCGAGGCCAAGCGGCGGGGAATCGTCTCGGACCTGGTCAGCGGCACGCCGGACTGGCTGTCGGCGGTCCAGGACGGCAAGCTGCCCAGCGAACTCAACGCCTCCTGGGCAACGAGCGACCTCAAGAGCGGCGTCCCGAAGACCAAGGGCCGCTGGCGGGTCGCCCAGATGCCGGTGCGGCCGTCCAACAACGGCGGCTCGTTCCTGTCGATCACCAGGGAGTGCCGGGAGCCCGAGCTGGCCTTCGAGATCATCACCTGGCTCCTCAACGCGGCCAACCAGGCCCAGGGATTCGTCGACGCGGGCCTCTTCCCCTCCACGCCCACCTCCTACGACATGAAGCTGCTGCGTGAGCCCGACCCGTTCTTCGGCGGCCAGGTCACGATGGATGTCTTCGGGCCCGCCGCGCAGAAGATCGCCCTCGCCTACGACAGCCCGTACGACACCGCGCTCGGGCAGCCCCTCAAGGACGAGATCAGGAACGTCGGCGTCCTCGGCAAGAACCCGGACACGGCCTGGAGTGACGCCATGAGCAAGTGCCGGCGCATCGCACAGCACCTGGGGGTGGCGTACTGA
- a CDS encoding carbohydrate kinase family protein: MDDDRPDVLLTGLLFYDLVLTGLGRPPTPGEEIWTAGMGCGPGGIANLAVAASRLGLRTCLATVFGDDFYGRYCRDVLRRQEGVDLSLSRTADGWPTPLTVSLAVSDDRALVTHGRQPPYSQDALVGDPPQARTALVHLEAEPHAWLAKAAANGTRIYADVGWDPTQEWSKDLLEQLALCHAFLPNETEAMAYTRTDSADAALGRLSELVPVAVVTRGRDGAVAVDQLTGEYADVPALDIDVLDATGAGDVFGASFVAASLGGWPLAERLRFAVLVAGLSVQHHGGALAAPGWHGVESWWRSLTDPELKRAYGFLADRLPADVGPPVHHAPVTPPARSC; this comes from the coding sequence GTGGACGACGACAGGCCCGATGTACTGCTGACCGGGCTGCTCTTCTACGACCTCGTCCTCACGGGGCTCGGCAGGCCGCCGACACCGGGGGAGGAGATCTGGACGGCCGGCATGGGCTGCGGCCCCGGCGGCATCGCCAACCTCGCGGTGGCCGCGTCCCGCCTCGGGCTGCGCACCTGCCTGGCCACGGTCTTCGGCGACGACTTCTACGGCCGGTACTGCCGGGACGTCCTGCGCCGGCAGGAAGGCGTCGACCTCTCGCTGTCCCGTACCGCGGACGGCTGGCCCACCCCCCTCACCGTCTCGCTGGCCGTCAGCGACGACCGGGCCCTGGTCACCCACGGCCGGCAGCCGCCGTACTCGCAGGACGCACTGGTGGGCGACCCGCCCCAGGCGCGCACCGCACTCGTGCACCTCGAAGCCGAACCGCACGCGTGGCTCGCCAAGGCCGCCGCGAACGGCACCCGGATCTACGCCGACGTGGGCTGGGATCCCACCCAGGAGTGGTCCAAGGACCTCCTGGAGCAGCTCGCCCTGTGCCACGCGTTCCTCCCGAACGAGACCGAGGCGATGGCCTACACCCGCACCGACAGCGCTGACGCGGCCCTCGGCAGGCTCTCCGAGCTGGTGCCCGTGGCCGTGGTCACCCGCGGTCGGGACGGCGCGGTGGCCGTCGACCAGCTGACGGGCGAGTACGCGGACGTCCCGGCGCTCGACATCGATGTCCTGGACGCGACGGGCGCCGGAGACGTCTTCGGCGCGAGCTTCGTCGCGGCCTCGCTCGGCGGCTGGCCGCTGGCCGAGCGGCTGCGGTTCGCCGTGCTCGTGGCCGGGCTGTCCGTCCAGCACCATGGTGGCGCGCTCGCCGCCCCCGGCTGGCACGGCGTCGAGAGCTGGTGGCGCTCGCTGACCGACCCCGAGCTGAAACGGGCGTACGGCTTCCTCGCGGACCGTCTCCCCGCGGACGTGGGACCCCCGGTGCACCACGCGCCCGTGACCCCGCCCGCTCGGTCGTGCTGA
- a CDS encoding DeoR/GlpR family DNA-binding transcription regulator, with product MLAERRHQLILQALRSGGPAAVTDLSEQLDVSPATIRRDLVKLEEDGLLTRVHGGAVVEDGDQPFAEVAEVRVTEKDAIAECAAAMIEDGQPVLLDIGTTAYRLARQLHGRHLTVITSNLVVYEELADDEGIELVLLGGMVRRKYRSLVGFLTEDNLRELHADWLFLGTSGVRPDGQVMDTTVVEVPVKRAMIKASGKVALLADTAKFPGTGMARVCGPEDLDVVVTNAPVDPATRASLEEAGVEVVLAGKVQG from the coding sequence GTGCTGGCAGAACGACGACACCAACTCATCCTGCAGGCCCTGCGCTCCGGCGGGCCCGCGGCCGTGACCGATCTTTCCGAGCAACTGGACGTGAGCCCCGCCACGATCAGGCGCGACCTGGTCAAACTGGAGGAGGACGGGCTGCTCACCCGGGTGCACGGCGGCGCCGTCGTGGAGGACGGCGACCAGCCCTTCGCCGAGGTCGCCGAGGTGCGCGTGACCGAGAAGGACGCGATAGCCGAGTGCGCCGCCGCGATGATCGAGGACGGCCAGCCGGTCCTGCTCGACATCGGCACCACGGCCTACCGACTGGCACGCCAACTGCACGGCCGCCACCTCACCGTGATCACCAGCAACCTGGTGGTCTACGAGGAACTGGCCGACGACGAGGGCATCGAACTGGTGCTGCTCGGCGGCATGGTGCGCCGCAAGTACCGCTCCCTGGTCGGCTTCCTCACCGAGGACAACCTGCGTGAGCTGCACGCGGACTGGCTCTTCCTGGGCACCAGCGGAGTGCGCCCCGACGGGCAGGTGATGGACACCACGGTCGTCGAGGTGCCGGTCAAGCGCGCCATGATCAAGGCCAGCGGAAAGGTCGCGCTGCTCGCGGACACGGCGAAGTTCCCCGGCACGGGAATGGCGAGGGTCTGCGGTCCCGAGGACCTTGACGTGGTGGTGACGAACGCGCCGGTCGACCCGGCGACCCGAGCTTCCCTGGAGGAGGCCGGCGTCGAGGTCGTACTGGCAGGAAAGGTGCAGGGGTGA
- a CDS encoding 6-phospho-beta-glucosidase, with product MKLTILGGGGFRVPLVYGALLGDRGEGRVTQVVLHDLDAARLSAVTRVLAEQGARAGDAPEVTATTDLDEALRGADFVFSAIRVGGLTGRANDERVALAEGVLGQETVGAGGIAYGLRTVPVAVDIARRAARLAPDAWVINFTNPAGLVTEAMSRHLGDRVIGICDSPVGLGRRIARVLGADPQQAWIDYVGLNHLGWVRGLRVAGRDVLPRLLGDPDLLGSFEEGKLFGVTWLQSLGAIPNEYLHYYYFNREAVRAYQQADKTRGAFLRDQQAHFYEEVRRPDAHALTVWDRTRAEREATYMAENRESAGAGERDADDLSGGYEKVALALMRAIARDERTTLILNVRNRTTLSALDGEAVIEVPCLVDAGGAHPVAVDPLPGHATGLVCAVKAVEREVLAAAESGSRTTAVKAFALHPLVDSVNVARRLVEGYTEVHPGLSYLR from the coding sequence GTGAAGCTGACGATACTGGGTGGCGGCGGTTTCCGGGTGCCGCTCGTGTACGGGGCGCTGCTGGGCGATCGCGGTGAGGGACGCGTCACCCAGGTGGTGCTGCACGACCTGGACGCCGCCCGGCTCTCCGCGGTGACCCGAGTACTCGCCGAACAGGGGGCCCGGGCTGGGGACGCCCCCGAGGTGACCGCCACGACCGACCTCGACGAGGCCCTGCGCGGGGCGGACTTCGTCTTCTCCGCGATCCGCGTCGGCGGCCTTACGGGCAGGGCGAACGACGAGCGAGTGGCGCTCGCCGAGGGTGTGCTCGGCCAGGAGACGGTCGGTGCGGGCGGCATCGCCTACGGCCTGCGGACCGTCCCCGTCGCCGTCGACATCGCCCGGCGCGCGGCCCGGCTCGCCCCCGACGCCTGGGTCATCAACTTCACCAACCCGGCGGGCCTGGTCACCGAGGCCATGTCCCGCCACCTCGGCGACCGCGTCATCGGCATCTGCGACTCGCCGGTCGGCCTCGGCCGCCGCATCGCCCGTGTCCTCGGCGCCGACCCGCAACAGGCGTGGATCGACTACGTCGGCCTGAACCACCTCGGCTGGGTCCGCGGCCTGCGCGTCGCGGGCCGAGACGTGCTGCCGCGCCTGCTCGGGGACCCGGACCTGCTCGGCTCCTTCGAGGAGGGCAAGCTCTTCGGCGTCACCTGGCTCCAGTCCCTCGGCGCGATCCCGAACGAGTACCTCCACTACTACTACTTCAACCGCGAGGCCGTCCGCGCCTACCAGCAGGCGGACAAGACCCGCGGCGCCTTCCTGCGCGACCAGCAGGCCCACTTCTACGAGGAGGTGCGCAGGCCCGACGCGCACGCCCTCACCGTCTGGGACCGCACCCGTGCCGAGCGCGAGGCGACCTACATGGCCGAGAACCGGGAGAGCGCGGGCGCCGGCGAACGCGACGCCGACGACCTCTCCGGCGGTTACGAGAAGGTCGCCCTCGCCCTGATGAGGGCCATCGCCCGCGACGAACGCACCACTTTGATCCTCAATGTCCGTAACCGCACCACGCTCTCGGCGCTCGACGGGGAGGCCGTCATCGAGGTCCCGTGCCTGGTCGACGCAGGCGGCGCGCACCCGGTCGCCGTCGATCCGCTGCCCGGCCACGCCACCGGCCTGGTCTGCGCGGTGAAGGCGGTCGAGCGCGAGGTGCTCGCCGCCGCCGAGTCCGGCTCCCGTACGACGGCGGTGAAGGCGTTCGCGCTGCACCCGCTGGTCGACTCCGTGAACGTGGCCCGACGGCTGGTCGAGGGCTACACCGAGGTCCATCCGGGACTGTCCTACCTCAGGTAA
- a CDS encoding glycoside hydrolase family 38 C-terminal domain-containing protein: MHDERRRIEERAQRLHDQRIKTAIYAATVPLTVEAWRAPGEPVPFEEAAAAPYEPFATDTPWGPPWGTTWFRMRGQVPTEWAGRRVEAVIDLGFVGDWPGNQAEALVHLTDGRPLKAVNPLNQYVPIANPAMGGEEIHYLVEAASNPDILADDFAAPTLLGDVLTAGDKPLYTFRRADLAVLDEQVWHLDLDLTVLRELMVHLGEHEPRRHEILHALDRAMDALDLDDVSGSAAAARAVLAPVLAKPAHASAHTVSGVGHAHIDSAWLWPIRETKRKTARTFSNVTSLADEYDDFIFACSQAQQYEWVRDNHPGVWARIQESVKKGQWAPVGGMWVESDGNLPGGEAIARQLVHGKRFFIEHFGIETKGVWLPDSFGYNAAYPQLAKLAGNEWFLTQKISWNQTNTFPHHTFWWEGIDGTRIFTHFPPIDTYNACFSGEEMDRTVRNYAEKGVGQRSLAPFGWGDGGGGPTREIMERARRLADLEGSPKVVVEHPDTFFAKARAEYPDAPVWNGELYLELHRATYTSQARTKQGNRRSEHRLREAELWATTAALFAPGYRYPHEKLDRLWKTVLLHQFHDILPGSSIAWVHREAEAEYARVAQELEVLTAQAVGALGAGGARVFNTSPYERTEVIRTPEGAPAYVSVPANGSAPLVAAEPAQPVRVDGRVLENGLVRVEVAEDGTLSSVRDLRADREVLAERGNLLRLHTDLPNNWDAWDIDKHYRNRYTDLLQAGSVTVTEADPLIGSIRVERAFGKGSRITQTITLRAGSPRIDFETDIDWHETEKILKAGFPVDIRAPHSSAEIQFGHVQRPTHTNTSWEAARFEVSAHRWVHVAEPGYGVAIINDSTYGHDVSRTVRDDGGTTTRVSLSLVRAPRIPDPEADQGSHRFVYSLLPGASIDDAVAEGYALNLPLRVADAVGAPEPAVSVDGEGVTVEAVKLADDASGDVVVRLYESLGGRAQGVLRTGFPLAGAQVTDLLERPLENAEAAVVADGGVPVALRPFQILTLRLRRG; the protein is encoded by the coding sequence ATGCACGACGAACGCCGCCGAATCGAGGAGCGCGCCCAGCGCCTCCACGACCAGCGCATCAAGACCGCGATCTACGCGGCCACCGTCCCCCTGACGGTCGAGGCCTGGCGGGCGCCGGGCGAGCCGGTCCCCTTCGAGGAGGCCGCGGCCGCGCCCTACGAGCCCTTCGCGACGGACACCCCGTGGGGCCCGCCCTGGGGCACCACCTGGTTCCGTATGCGCGGGCAGGTCCCCACCGAGTGGGCCGGCAGGCGCGTCGAGGCCGTCATCGACCTGGGCTTCGTGGGCGACTGGCCGGGCAACCAGGCCGAGGCGCTGGTCCACCTCACCGACGGGCGGCCGCTGAAGGCGGTCAACCCGCTCAACCAGTACGTGCCCATCGCCAACCCGGCGATGGGCGGCGAGGAGATCCACTACCTGGTCGAGGCCGCCTCCAACCCCGACATCCTGGCGGACGACTTCGCCGCGCCCACGCTCCTGGGCGATGTGCTGACGGCCGGCGACAAGCCGCTCTACACCTTCCGGCGCGCCGACCTCGCCGTACTCGACGAGCAGGTCTGGCACCTGGACCTGGACCTGACGGTGCTGCGCGAGCTCATGGTCCACCTGGGCGAGCACGAACCGCGCCGCCACGAGATCCTGCACGCCCTCGACCGGGCCATGGACGCCCTCGACCTGGACGACGTCTCCGGCAGCGCCGCCGCCGCCCGGGCGGTGCTCGCGCCCGTCCTGGCGAAGCCCGCCCACGCCAGCGCGCACACCGTCTCCGGCGTCGGCCACGCCCACATAGACTCCGCCTGGCTGTGGCCCATCCGCGAGACCAAGCGCAAGACGGCCCGCACCTTCTCGAACGTGACGTCCCTGGCCGACGAGTACGACGACTTCATCTTCGCCTGCTCCCAGGCCCAGCAGTACGAGTGGGTGCGCGACAACCACCCGGGGGTGTGGGCGCGCATCCAGGAGTCCGTGAAGAAGGGCCAGTGGGCGCCGGTCGGCGGCATGTGGGTGGAGTCCGACGGCAATCTGCCCGGCGGCGAGGCCATCGCCCGCCAGCTCGTCCATGGCAAGCGGTTCTTCATCGAGCACTTCGGCATCGAGACCAAGGGCGTCTGGCTGCCGGACTCCTTCGGCTACAACGCCGCCTACCCGCAGCTCGCCAAGCTCGCCGGCAACGAGTGGTTCCTCACCCAGAAGATCTCCTGGAACCAGACCAACACCTTCCCCCACCACACCTTCTGGTGGGAGGGCATCGACGGCACCCGCATCTTCACCCACTTCCCCCCGATCGACACCTACAACGCCTGCTTCAGCGGCGAGGAGATGGACCGCACGGTGCGCAACTACGCGGAGAAGGGTGTAGGGCAGCGCTCGCTCGCGCCCTTCGGCTGGGGCGACGGCGGTGGCGGCCCCACCCGCGAGATCATGGAACGGGCGCGCCGGCTCGCCGACCTGGAGGGCTCACCCAAGGTCGTCGTCGAACACCCCGACACGTTCTTCGCCAAGGCCCGCGCGGAGTACCCGGACGCCCCTGTCTGGAACGGCGAGCTGTACCTGGAGCTGCACCGCGCCACCTACACCTCGCAGGCCCGCACCAAGCAGGGCAACCGACGCAGCGAACACCGGCTGCGCGAGGCCGAGCTGTGGGCGACGACGGCCGCGCTGTTCGCGCCGGGCTACCGCTACCCGCACGAGAAGCTCGACCGGCTGTGGAAGACGGTGCTGCTGCACCAGTTCCACGACATCCTGCCGGGCTCGTCGATCGCCTGGGTGCACCGTGAGGCGGAGGCCGAATACGCCCGCGTGGCACAGGAGCTGGAGGTGCTGACGGCTCAGGCGGTCGGCGCGCTCGGCGCCGGCGGCGCCCGCGTCTTCAACACCAGCCCCTATGAGCGCACCGAAGTGATCCGCACGCCCGAGGGCGCACCCGCGTATGTGAGCGTCCCCGCGAACGGCAGCGCCCCCCTCGTGGCCGCCGAGCCCGCGCAGCCGGTGCGGGTCGACGGCCGTGTCCTGGAGAACGGCCTGGTCAGGGTCGAGGTGGCCGAGGACGGCACCCTGTCGTCCGTCCGCGATCTGCGCGCGGACCGCGAAGTCCTCGCCGAGCGGGGCAACCTGCTCCGCCTGCACACCGACCTGCCGAACAACTGGGACGCCTGGGACATCGACAAGCACTACAGGAACCGCTACACGGACCTGCTCCAGGCCGGGTCGGTCACCGTGACCGAGGCGGACCCGCTGATCGGCTCGATCCGGGTGGAGCGGGCCTTCGGCAAGGGCTCGCGGATCACGCAGACGATCACGCTGCGCGCGGGCAGCCCCCGGATCGACTTCGAGACGGACATCGACTGGCACGAGACCGAGAAGATCCTGAAGGCCGGCTTCCCGGTGGACATCCGGGCCCCGCACTCCTCGGCGGAGATCCAGTTCGGTCACGTCCAGCGGCCCACGCACACCAACACGAGCTGGGAGGCAGCCCGTTTCGAGGTCTCCGCCCACCGCTGGGTGCACGTGGCCGAGCCCGGCTACGGCGTGGCGATCATCAACGACTCGACCTACGGCCACGATGTCTCCCGCACGGTCCGCGACGACGGTGGCACGACGACCCGCGTCAGCCTCAGCCTGGTGCGTGCCCCGCGCATCCCGGACCCCGAGGCCGACCAGGGCAGCCATCGCTTCGTCTACTCCCTCCTGCCCGGCGCGAGCATCGACGACGCCGTGGCCGAGGGCTACGCCCTCAACCTCCCGCTGCGCGTGGCGGATGCGGTGGGCGCGCCCGAGCCCGCCGTCTCCGTGGACGGCGAGGGCGTGACCGTCGAGGCGGTCAAGCTCGCCGACGACGCCTCGGGCGATGTCGTGGTACGGCTCTACGAGTCCCTCGGCGGCCGCGCGCAGGGCGTGCTGCGCACCGGCTTCCCGCTGGCCGGCGCCCAGGTGACCGACCTGTTGGAGAGGCCGCTGGAGAACGCCGAGGCCGCCGTGGTCGCCGACGGCGGTGTCCCCGTCGCGCTGCGCCCCTTCCAGATCCTGACGCTCCGGCTGCGCAGGGGCTGA
- a CDS encoding DUF5997 family protein: protein MTSQKTTQTMKPATAAKKLGVYLQATPAEFQEGVVSRAELNALQADPPQWLSDLRRDGPHPRPVVAAKLGVSIAGLARGGAAEPLTTEQIDALKQESPGWLQRERAIQAEARKEAVRIRRMHAERADQQPQST, encoded by the coding sequence ATGACGTCGCAGAAGACCACCCAGACGATGAAGCCCGCGACCGCGGCGAAGAAGCTGGGTGTGTACCTCCAGGCCACCCCCGCAGAGTTCCAGGAGGGAGTCGTCTCCCGCGCCGAACTGAACGCCCTCCAGGCCGATCCGCCCCAGTGGCTTTCGGACCTGCGGCGCGACGGCCCGCATCCCCGCCCGGTCGTCGCGGCGAAGCTGGGCGTGTCCATCGCGGGTCTCGCCCGCGGCGGGGCCGCCGAACCCCTCACCACGGAACAGATCGACGCGCTGAAGCAGGAGAGCCCCGGCTGGCTCCAGCGAGAGCGCGCGATCCAGGCCGAGGCCCGCAAGGAAGCCGTGCGCATCAGGAGGATGCACGCAGAGCGCGCCGACCAGCAGCCCCAGTCCACGTGA
- a CDS encoding LysR family substrate-binding domain-containing protein gives MTGSEATPSFRLAYVPGVTPAKWVRIWNERLPDVPLALTAVPAAEAADLLRDRAADAGFVRMPVDRTDLSVIPLYSETTVVVIPKDHFVAAADEVSVADLADEVVLHPLDDTLDWEQLPGRPALERPATTAAAIELVAAGVGLLVVPQSLARLHHRRDLTYRPVMDAPQSRVALSWREDETTDLVDDFIGIVRGRTVNSSRGRSPRPPSEGQEGRSKDKPEVRKQAGKRAGKPGGKSVGTSTAKGSRTGSHTPTSGRRRKPRRRS, from the coding sequence GTGACAGGCTCGGAAGCAACCCCCTCGTTCCGGCTCGCCTATGTCCCGGGCGTGACACCCGCCAAGTGGGTGCGGATCTGGAACGAGCGGCTGCCTGACGTCCCCCTCGCCCTCACAGCGGTACCCGCCGCCGAGGCGGCCGACCTGCTGCGGGACCGGGCCGCGGACGCGGGTTTCGTACGGATGCCCGTCGACCGGACCGACCTCAGCGTGATCCCCCTGTACTCCGAGACGACGGTGGTCGTGATCCCGAAGGACCATTTCGTGGCGGCGGCGGACGAGGTGTCCGTGGCGGACCTGGCCGACGAGGTCGTACTGCATCCCCTCGACGACACCCTCGACTGGGAGCAGTTGCCCGGCCGCCCGGCGCTGGAGCGTCCCGCGACCACGGCGGCCGCCATCGAACTGGTGGCGGCAGGGGTGGGGCTCCTCGTCGTCCCGCAGTCGCTCGCCCGCCTGCACCACCGCAGGGACCTCACCTACCGGCCGGTAATGGACGCCCCCCAGTCCCGGGTCGCCCTGTCCTGGCGGGAGGACGAGACAACGGACCTGGTGGACGACTTCATCGGCATCGTCCGCGGCCGGACCGTCAACAGTTCCCGCGGCCGCTCGCCCCGGCCCCCCAGCGAGGGGCAGGAGGGGCGGTCGAAGGACAAGCCCGAGGTGCGGAAGCAGGCCGGGAAGCGGGCAGGGAAGCCGGGTGGCAAGTCCGTCGGAACGTCGACGGCCAAGGGCTCACGGACCGGTTCCCACACTCCCACGAGCGGCAGGCGCCGCAAGCCCCGCCGCCGGTCGTAG